The sequence CTTGTAGAGATCGGGCTGCTTGTCGAGGGTGGTGTGGACGCCCTGATTGCGATCGTTGGCGGTCTTGTCGCCTGGGATGCCCTGCAGGTTGATGATCGTCGCGCCCTTTGGGAACTGGGCAGCGATCGCCTCGCCCTGGCGCTCGGCGCCCTTGACGTTGTCGGCCGCGACATTGGCGAGCACTTCTGGGACGCCATTGACCGGGCGGTCGATCGTCACGACCGGCACGCCGGCGTCGATCGCGGCCTTCACGGCGGGCGCGAGCGCGTCCGCATCGGCCGGAGCGATGATGATGCCGTCGACACCCTGCACGATGGCGGCCTCGATATCGGCGATCTGCTTCGGCGCACTCAGCTGGCCATCGGCGCGCAGCACCTTAACCTTGCCGATCTTGGCGGCTTCATCTTCGAGCTGCTCCTGCAGGAACACGAAGTGCGGGAACGAGTAGGTCAGCGAGGAGACGAGGATGGTCACCTCGGCATCCTTGCCCTTCGGCTCGGCCGAAGCGTGGAAGGCAGGCGCGGTTGCCAGCGCCGCGAGCGCTATCGCGGAGATCGTTGTCTTGATCGACATCGGAAATTCCCTTGGGACTTCAGTGCCCAAGCGTCTTGGGCGGTTGATACTTCAGTATCTATATTGATTTTGTCGTGTATTGATGAAGGCAGGATGTTCTGCGGAAAGGCGAGCCGAGGAAACACAATTCCAAAACGGGGAGGCCTCGCCCGGCTGTGTCCTTTGAAAGGGCGAGCCGGGGAGCCGTATAGTCCCCTCCCCCGCCAGACGGCCCCAAGGCTAACGATCCTCTGATCGGGCCGAATGGCTGGAAGCGCGAGCGGCGGAGGCGGCGTTTCCATGCCTCCATCGGGCGGAGTTCGATTTCGGCCGGCCTGGCAGGCTGCGAGCCACCCCCGCAGGGGCGACCGGCAGACACCTCTTATGGCATCCCGTCCGAACGGGATGTCTTCTGTCACCGCGAACGATACTCATCCGGGCGGACCGTAGTTCCGCTCCTGTTGGAGAATGACGATGAGCGAATGGCTTGTAACCACGGATTGGCTCGCATCGCATCTCGGCGATGCCAAGCTGGCCGTGCTCGACTGCTCCTGGTACCTGCCCGATTCGGGCAAGCAGGCGATCGACGATTTCCGGCGCGGCCATATTCCGACCGCGCGCTTCATCGATCTGAGCGCCGTGTCGGACCCGGACTCACCCTATGTCAACATGCTGCCGTCCGCCGAGCTTTGGGCGCGCGAGATCGGCCGTCTCGGCATCGACAACGAGACGACCGTGATCGTCTATGACGCCGGCTATGTATCCGCCCGCCTCTGGTGGATGTTCCGCGTCTTCGGGCACGACAAGGTCCGCATTCTGGACGGCGGCTTGCGCAAATGGGTCGCCGAAGGGCGCCCGGTCGAGGCCGGCGATCCCGAGGAAGCCACGCCCGCGGCTTTCGAAACCGTGCTTCAGCCCGGACGGGTCGTCGACGTCGAGGCGGTTCGCGCAGCGCTCGACAGCGGCGTGACGGTTGTCGACGCGCGCACCGCCGCGCGCTTCGAGGGAACGGAAGGCTCCGGCTATCCCGGCGTGGCCAGCGGCCACATGCCCAACGCGGTCAATACGCCCTGGGCCAAATTCTTCGATCCCGCCAACAACTTCGCCTTCGTCGACGCGGACACCGCCGCCAAGGTCTTTGCCGATGCGAAGGTCGATGTCAGCGGTCCGGTGATCACCACCTGCGGTTCCGGCGTCACCGCCGCGATCCTGGGCTTCATGATCGAGCGCGCGGGCAATCCGGACTGGAAGCTCTATGACGGCTCCTGGCACGAATGGGGCCAGCGCGAGGATACGCCGAAGCGCAGCGCAGCCGCACCCAAGGCCTGACCGGCGTTCGCCAACCAGATCGCCAGTGTCCTGACTTCATTCCGTCGGGACACCGGCCTTTTGCGGCGCCGCGCGGAGCGGTATCGCTTCTAGACTTCGTTCAGCCTGGGGCTGACGACGACTTCGTTAAGACAGACCGAAGCCGGCTGGGGCACGATAACGAGGGCTGCAGCGCCCCGACCCCATTCCACGCACGCCTAGCGTCCTCGCAACAACCCTGTGTTGCGCGAGGCGAGGCCGCTATGGGCCGAGTCGGGGGCAGCCCCGCAGGTCCGCGTGCTGCGCGCGGCGGCAGCTGTCCGTCCGGGTGCCAAGCATGGCCGTCGCGTCGTTCTCTTGTCCTTTGTGGAAACGAACTCCGGCGAGCCTGCACAAAAGAACGCCGTTTCTTCTCTACCAATTCAGTCGTCTTAAAATCCTAGACAGCAACCGGGCCACGGAACAACGTGCCCGTCGCACCGGCGGACCACCGCCCGGTGCCTGGATTCAGGGAAGGACGACCATGCCGACACCCAAGACGCTTCCGATCCTCGATATCTCGAAGTTCGACGGCAGCCCGGAAGAGCGGGCCGCCTTTCTGGCCGAACTCGGCGATGCCGCCCGTGACGTGGGCTTTTTCTACCTGACGGGCCATGGCGTCCCTGACGCGCTGATCCACGACATCGTCGCGGCGTCGCGCCAGTTCTTCGCGTTGCCGGATGCCGAGAAGCTTGCCATCGAGATGGTGAACTCGCCGCATTTCCGCGGCTATACCCGGGCCGGGCTCGAGATCACGCGGGGCCGGGCCGACTGGCGCGAGCAGATCGACTTCTCCTCCGAGCGCGAGGTCCTGCCGCGCACACCGGGAACGCCGGATTGGGCGCGCCTGCAGGGTCCCAACCAGTGGCCGGCGGCGTTGCCGGAGCTGAAGCCGACCGTGCTCGAATGGCAGCGCCAGCTGACGGATCTCGGCATCCGCGTGCTGGAGGCCTTCGCGCTGGCGCTGCGCCAGGACAAGGACGTATTCGCGCCGATCTACGAGACGGGCGCTGTCCAGCACATCAAGCTGATCCGCTATCCCGGGCGCGACGCCACCGGCGGCGATCAGGGCGTCGGCGCGCACAAGGATGGCGGCTTCCTGACCCTGCTCCTCCAGGACGTGCAGGGCGGGTTGCAGGTCGAGGCGGATGACGGCAGCTGGATCGATGCGCCGCCGATCCCCGGCACCTTCATCGTTAATATTGGCGAAGTGCTGGAAATGGCGTCCAACGGTTATCTCCGCGCCACCGTGCACCGGGTCGTCACGCCGCCGGCCGGCAAGGACCGGCTCTCGGTCGCCTTCTTCCTGGGCGCTGCCCTCGACGCGCATATCCCGCTGCTCGATCTCGACGCCGACCTTGCCGCGCAGGCACTCGGCCCCACCGCGGACCCGCTCAATCCGCTATTCCGCGAGATCGGCCAGAACTACTTGAAGGGTCGGCTCCGTTCGCACCCTGACGTGGCGCAGCGCCACTACGCCGACCTCCTCGACCCCGCCGCCAAGCGCGAGCCGGCCTCGGCCTACTGATCCCTGACGAAAATTCATCGGCATCCGGAGACGCACCATGACCTTCCAGCCGACCCAATTCGAGACCAAGCGCTTCGAAACCCTCGCCGTGCACGGCGGGACCTATCGTGCCGACCCCACAACCGGCGCTGTCGCCGTGCCGATCTATCAGTCGACCTCGTTCCAGTTCCAGGATACGGACCACGCCGATAGGCTCTTCGCCCTCGACGAGCTCGGCTACATCTACACCCGCGTGGGCAACCCGACGCAGGATGCGCTGGAACAGCGGATCGCGGCGATCGAGGGCGGCGTCGCCGCGCTGGCGCTCGCCTCCGGGCAGGCCGCCTCGGCCTATTCCATCCTCAACCTGACGCGGCCGGGCGACAACATCGTCTCCTCGACCGGCCTCTATGGCGGCACCTACGCGCTGTTCAACGCGACGCTGAAGAACCTCGGCGTCGAGACCCGCTTCGTCGATCCGTCCG is a genomic window of Kaistia defluvii containing:
- a CDS encoding isopenicillin N synthase family dioxygenase, producing the protein MPTPKTLPILDISKFDGSPEERAAFLAELGDAARDVGFFYLTGHGVPDALIHDIVAASRQFFALPDAEKLAIEMVNSPHFRGYTRAGLEITRGRADWREQIDFSSEREVLPRTPGTPDWARLQGPNQWPAALPELKPTVLEWQRQLTDLGIRVLEAFALALRQDKDVFAPIYETGAVQHIKLIRYPGRDATGGDQGVGAHKDGGFLTLLLQDVQGGLQVEADDGSWIDAPPIPGTFIVNIGEVLEMASNGYLRATVHRVVTPPAGKDRLSVAFFLGAALDAHIPLLDLDADLAAQALGPTADPLNPLFREIGQNYLKGRLRSHPDVAQRHYADLLDPAAKREPASAY
- a CDS encoding sulfurtransferase — translated: MSEWLVTTDWLASHLGDAKLAVLDCSWYLPDSGKQAIDDFRRGHIPTARFIDLSAVSDPDSPYVNMLPSAELWAREIGRLGIDNETTVIVYDAGYVSARLWWMFRVFGHDKVRILDGGLRKWVAEGRPVEAGDPEEATPAAFETVLQPGRVVDVEAVRAALDSGVTVVDARTAARFEGTEGSGYPGVASGHMPNAVNTPWAKFFDPANNFAFVDADTAAKVFADAKVDVSGPVITTCGSGVTAAILGFMIERAGNPDWKLYDGSWHEWGQREDTPKRSAAAPKA
- a CDS encoding substrate-binding domain-containing protein, producing MSIKTTISAIALAALATAPAFHASAEPKGKDAEVTILVSSLTYSFPHFVFLQEQLEDEAAKIGKVKVLRADGQLSAPKQIADIEAAIVQGVDGIIIAPADADALAPAVKAAIDAGVPVVTIDRPVNGVPEVLANVAADNVKGAERQGEAIAAQFPKGATIINLQGIPGDKTANDRNQGVHTTLDKQPDLYKFVSEQTARFSRDQGLAVTENILTGLAEVPQVIVAANDDMALGAAQAVEARKLNGKVAIYGYDGSTDALKAVSDGSLAATVDQFPGKQGRVAVKTLVDFIREGVKPANANILVEPVAITKANLADAERIGTITQ